The Drosophila nasuta strain 15112-1781.00 chromosome 2L, ASM2355853v1, whole genome shotgun sequence genome window below encodes:
- the LOC132785663 gene encoding replication protein A 32 kDa subunit — protein MNDSFGDFNSTQTATAGATKEASGEGIISLLIKQILDSPEGNFKMFDVNYALVCAVGIVRNIETSSTKITYSLEDHSGRIDAHYWLEEGDAINAPDVMINNYVKIYGSVRSQAGQRVLMVFKLLNVLDPNEICTHVLEALHSRYKAEEYHAKGDSIANSGNNANMSSSGFSSSQGNAIVAGLDSKQLAVFQAIKSKVSDEGIHRSELNSKFSHISASEMNNILDFMISEGHIYSSIDADHFLCTL, from the exons atgaacgATTCCT TTGGTGATTTCAATTCCACACAAACGGCGACAGCCGGCGCCACAAAAGAGGCATCCGGAGAG GGCATCATTTCGCTTTTGATCAAGCAAATTCTCGACTCACCCGAGGGCAATTTCAAGATGTTCGACGTGAACTACGCTCTCGTCTGTGCCGTTGGAATTGTTCGCAACATTGAGACTTCGTCCACTAAGATTACATACTCTCTGGAAGATCACAGTGGTCGTATCGATGCTCATTATTGGCTGGAGGAGGGGGATGCCATCAATGCGCCCGATGTAATGATCAACAACTATGTGAAAATCTATGGCTCTGTGCGCTCGCAGGCGGGTCAAAGAGTGTTGATGGTCTTTAAGCTGCTCAACGTCTTGGACCCCAATGAGATTTGCACCCATGTGCTGGAGGCGCTGCATTCCCGTTACAAGGCCGAGGAGTACCATGCCAAGGGCGACTCTATCgccaacagcggcaacaacgcCAATATGTCGTCATCTGGCTTTAGTTCCAGCCAGGGAAATGCCATTGTTGCTGGCCTGGATAGTAAGCAGTTGGCTGTCTTCCAGGCGATCAAGAGCAAGGTGTCCGATGAGGGAATTCATCGCAGTGAACTCAATTCGAAGTTCTCCCACATCAGCGCATCCGAAATGAA CAACATTTTGGACTTTATGATATCGGAGGGACACATTTACTCAAGTATCGATGCAGATCATTTCTTGTGTACCTTGTAA
- the LOC132785645 gene encoding zinc finger protein 236 yields the protein MNIDLRKLCRICFVDNADVDITDHKVVTAGQTNDADIEEEHTICEIMQAMFHDMTLDLTSELPMICNACLEECLVHYAYFSKLAIANRQLRQLYNEAQLELSEQREQLLEEEEEAELEYQEEEQTLEEELSTPQILDEPPRPSQRLANEDSLIVSEFLPATELDEQEQAEIDQSQCQSRMRFPSFELRTLDYAAVELKHDNLDEYNETNRWLNSEPSGSSQAIYKCKYCPLAYASQQFLKTHVRRSHVCKYCTTAFAKVKDLNAHIRDKHANSHQCVVCLNSFSTSSNLRAHLKRMHGVQLPAQVALLDYRPAPQRQIPLNNDE from the exons ATGAACATTGATTTACGTAAATTGTGTCGCATTTGTTTCGTGGACAACGCAGATGTTGACATCACGGACCACAAGGTAGTCACAGCAGGACAGACAAACGATGCTGATATCGAAGAGGAGCACACAATATGCGAAATAATGCAGGCCATGTTT CATGACATGACCCTAGACTTAACGTCAGAGCTCCCGATGATATGCAATGCCTGCCTGGAGGAATGTCTGGTGCACTACGCCTACTTCAGCAAACTGGCGATTGCTAATCGACAGCTGCGTCAACTCTACAACGAGGCACAGCTTGAGTTAAGCGAGCAGCGGGAGCAGCTACttgaagaggaggaggaggcggagcTAGAGTATCAAGAGGAGGAGCAAACACTGGAGGAGGAACTCTCCACGCCACAAATCCTGGATGAGCCGCCGCGTCCCTCGCAGCGTTTGGCCAACGAAGATTCGCTCATCGTATCCGAATTTCTGCCCGCAACTGAACTTGATGAGCAGGAACAAGCCGAAATCGATCAAAGTCAATGTCAGAGTCGAATGCGTTTTCCCAGCTTCGAACTGCGGACGTTAGACTACGCGGCCGTCGAGCTAAAACACGACAATCTCGACGAATACAACGAAACGAATCGCTGGCTGAACAGCGAACCCAGCGGGAGCAGCCAGGCAATCTACAAGTGCAAATACTGTCCTTTGGCCTACGCCTCGCAGCAGTTCCTCAAAACGCATGTGCGACGCTCGCATGTCTGCAAATATTGCACAACAGCGTTTGCCAAAGTCAAGGATCTCAATGCCCACATCCGGGACAAGCATGCGAACAGTCATCAATGTGTTGTGTGCTTGAACAGCttcagcaccagcagcaatCTGCGTGCTCATCTCAAGCGTATGCATGGTGTTCAATTGCCTGCTCAGGTAGCGCTCTTGGACTATCGACCAGCTCCTCAACGACAAATCCCGTTAAATAATGATGAATAA
- the LOC132785653 gene encoding alpha-ketoglutarate-dependent dioxygenase alkB homolog 4, with protein MNTLRPCGCKGVRTCLTCEKDFAIAKPTWQQQFQQLEAFSYCVQCKLLYSGWDIEAVQASHPEHDQTRGLPLPGVFVQEMFLSSEEGAQLMRDLDALPWAISQSGRRKQNFGPKTNFKKRRLQLGAFEGFPASTRYVQERFKSHPLLENFQSIEQCSLEYEPSKGASIDPHVDDCWIWGERVVTVNCLGDAVLTLNLYEEHQAGKYNLNVLEEYEGQLLEPLLTAEQLAEYKGKVLRIPMPNLSLIVLYGPARYQFEHAVLREDVQERRVCIAYREFTPMYIEGKHKDQGKTVTQQSQHFWPIKSN; from the exons ATGAATACACTGCGTCCCTGTGGCTGCAAAGGCGTGCGTACCTGTCTGACTTGTGAGAAGGACTTTGCGATCGCCAAGCCCacgtggcaacaacaattccaGCAACTGGAGGCATTTTCCTACTGCGTGCAATGCAAACTTCTTTACTCCGGTTGGGACATCGAAGCTGTCCAAGCTTCGCATCCAGAGCACGACCAGACAAGAGGTCTGCCACTGCCTGGCGTATTCGTGCAAGAGATGTTTCTTTCCAGCGAAGAAGGTGCTCAACTGATGCGGGACTTGGATGCATTGCCTTGGGCAATTTCACAAAGTGGACGACGCAAGCAAAACTTTGGACCCAAGACAAACTTTAAAAAGCGCCGACTGCAACTGGGCGCCTTTGAGGGTTTTCCTGCCAGCACACGCTATGTGCAGGAACGGTTCAAGTCGCATCCACTGCTAGAGAATTTCCAATCTATTGAGCAGTGTTCGCTGGAATACGAGCCAAGCAAAGGCGCTAGCATTGATCCGCATGTGGACGATTGCTGGATTTGGGGTGAACGTGTGGTCACAGTCAACTGTCTGGGAGATGCTGTGCTTACTTTGAATCTTTATGAGGAACATCAGGCGGGCAAATACAATCTAAATGTGCTGGAAGAATACGAGGGGCAGTTGCTGGAGCCTCTACTGACAGCGGAGCAACTGGCGGAATACAAAGGCAAGGTGTTGCGCATTCCCATGCCCAA CCTTTCACTGATTGTACTTTATGGACCAGCGAGATATCAATTTGAGCACGCTGTGCTCAGGGAAGATGTCCAGGAGCGTCGCGTATGCATTGCCTACAGAGAGTTCACGCCCATGTACATCGAAGGCAAACACAAGGATCAAGGCAAGACGGTGACACAACAATCCCAGCATTTCTGGccaataaaatcgaattaa